The sequence TCATGGTATTAGTGTTGAGGAGTGGTTTGGATACAGAAAAACAAGAAATCCGTAGAAGGCATTTGCGTCAAACCCAATTGGTGCGCCATCGTTACGATTTGCCCGCGATGATACGTGCCATGATTGAAAACGTGTAGCAAATACTCAGCAATGGTCAGGTTGCCTTCAAACCAAGGCGTTTTGACACTTAGCGGCTGCTCGAAAGTTTCGGCGGGCAGTTGGCTAACCATCTCGGCAAGTTTGGCCGACCTGCTCACTATTCCTTCAAACACTTCTGGCGCGTCAAGTTCTTGCAGGCCGTAGCGCATGACTCCGTCCGTGTTGCCAAAAATACGCGTACACCAAGTTTCTTCCGCTGCCCAAATGTGATTGAGGGTTTGC is a genomic window of Flexibacter flexilis DSM 6793 containing:
- a CDS encoding DinB family protein; this translates as MSIKTLITSYAGSNLQANRQFADWLQTQTPELLQHETASSFSGILQTLNHIWAAEETWCTRIFGNTDGVMRYGLQELDAPEVFEGIVSRSAKLAEMVSQLPAETFEQPLSVKTPWFEGNLTIAEYLLHVFNHGTYHRGQIVTMAHQLGLTQMPSTDFLFFCIQTTPQH